In Candidatus Sulfurimonas marisnigri, a single genomic region encodes these proteins:
- a CDS encoding RrF2 family transcriptional regulator has protein sequence MQLNNTSQYAIRILSYIANTNDNKLCNAKELSEILDIPYKFLTKIMTHLVKAEFVISIQGREGGYKLAKPASGITVMDVLNEFNEPINHQQCLLGIGTCDGKNKCSLHDQWAEPKSLIKKMFEETTLENIEGKNFKS, from the coding sequence ATGCAATTAAATAATACATCTCAATATGCGATACGAATTTTGAGTTATATTGCTAATACCAATGACAACAAACTTTGCAATGCAAAAGAGTTGTCAGAAATACTGGATATTCCCTATAAATTTTTAACAAAGATTATGACTCACTTGGTAAAAGCAGAATTTGTAATATCTATACAGGGGAGAGAGGGTGGTTATAAGTTGGCTAAACCTGCTTCGGGCATAACTGTCATGGATGTTTTAAATGAATTTAATGAACCAATTAATCATCAACAATGTTTATTGGGCATAGGTACATGTGATGGAAAAAATAAATGTTCTTTGCATGATCAGTGGGCAGAGCCTAAGAGTCTTATTAAAAAAATGTTTGAAGAGACTACATTAGAAAATATAGAAGGTAAAAATTTCAAATCATGA
- a CDS encoding nitric oxide reductase activation protein NorD, producing MEESIGKVWNKFLNKKTSKSHNESQVFFTDKSKSLKIFYHLLGGEKGKELQVTDKRFIDTSRSFLEKISGAGDTFFLANQDEKGVYLPASLAYFPTKEQNEMLYFWLIAQATKVDANRGSHEDKNLIASQILLKTYPGFKNFYETATDYLNLKYGETYPSPMWIYPSLSGKNKYSDFEDEEEAVRGEEKPNKTDTLKMKKQANQIDDKKETDGLLAFLPDSLMSIMEQVNVDRSEDDSFDEDALYNAEDLDEITLGRKKANLSARLKMDLDLTTNSSEEYPLGKGHYIDEWDYSKEVYLKNYVCIKPIITPNTEPIPLPKRLQNMVKKIQSELDLMELERIKNNKLPYGDEINIDTWIDYKGHQNKSGHHQKFYESFIRKTRDMSTLILADISLSTEAGITQEIRIIDMIKDGLMVFSESLERLQDRFAIYAFSSIKNKNVRFHIIKNFKEKYSNLIRGRIDSIKPGYYTRLGAAIRESGKILNKQQSQNKLLLIISDGKPNDVDRYDGRYGIEDTKKAIQEVKKLGITPFCITIDLEAKDYLSYLFGKNGYVVVRDSKKLPKVLPEIYMNLTK from the coding sequence ATGGAAGAGAGCATTGGTAAGGTTTGGAACAAATTTTTAAATAAAAAAACAAGTAAGTCTCACAATGAGAGCCAAGTTTTTTTTACAGATAAAAGTAAATCTCTAAAGATTTTTTATCACCTTTTAGGTGGTGAAAAAGGCAAAGAGTTGCAAGTTACCGATAAGCGTTTTATAGATACCTCTCGTTCATTTTTAGAGAAAATATCGGGCGCTGGTGACACTTTTTTTCTTGCCAACCAAGATGAAAAGGGTGTTTACCTCCCTGCATCACTTGCCTATTTTCCGACAAAAGAGCAAAATGAGATGCTTTATTTTTGGCTAATTGCTCAGGCTACAAAAGTAGATGCAAACAGAGGCTCCCATGAAGATAAAAATTTAATTGCATCTCAAATTTTGCTAAAAACATACCCCGGTTTTAAAAACTTTTATGAGACAGCTACAGATTATCTCAACCTGAAATATGGTGAAACTTATCCATCTCCGATGTGGATATACCCATCTTTGTCCGGCAAAAACAAATACAGTGATTTTGAGGATGAGGAAGAAGCTGTCAGAGGTGAAGAGAAGCCAAATAAGACAGATACTCTAAAGATGAAAAAACAGGCAAATCAGATAGATGACAAAAAAGAGACAGACGGTCTTTTAGCTTTTCTTCCTGATTCACTTATGAGCATAATGGAGCAGGTAAATGTAGATAGAAGCGAAGATGACAGTTTTGATGAAGATGCTCTTTACAATGCCGAAGATTTAGATGAAATAACTTTAGGTAGAAAAAAAGCGAACCTCTCTGCAAGACTAAAGATGGACCTTGATTTAACGACAAACAGCAGTGAAGAGTACCCTCTTGGTAAAGGTCATTATATTGACGAATGGGACTACTCTAAAGAGGTTTATCTAAAAAATTATGTATGTATAAAACCTATAATCACTCCAAATACAGAGCCTATTCCTTTACCTAAGCGTCTACAAAACATGGTAAAAAAGATTCAAAGCGAACTTGATTTAATGGAACTAGAGCGTATTAAAAACAATAAACTGCCTTATGGTGATGAGATAAATATAGATACATGGATTGACTATAAAGGTCATCAAAACAAATCTGGGCACCATCAGAAGTTCTATGAGAGTTTTATTAGAAAAACTCGTGACATGTCAACTCTGATTTTAGCAGATATTTCACTCTCTACTGAAGCTGGAATAACTCAAGAGATTCGTATTATTGACATGATTAAAGATGGATTAATGGTTTTTTCGGAGTCACTAGAGAGATTGCAGGACAGGTTTGCTATATATGCCTTTTCATCAATTAAAAATAAAAATGTGCGTTTTCATATTATAAAAAATTTTAAAGAGAAATACTCTAATTTAATACGTGGAAGAATAGACAGCATTAAGCCCGGCTACTACACAAGATTGGGTGCAGCAATCAGAGAGAGTGGGAAAATTTTAAACAAACAACAGAGTCAAAACAAACTTCTGCTTATCATAAGTGACGGCAAGCCAAATGATGTAGATAGATATGATGGAAGATATGGGATAGAAGACACCAAAAAAGCCATACAAGAGGTTAAAAAACTGGGCATAACACCTTTTTGTATCACTATTGATTTAGAGGCGAAAGATTACCTCTCATATCTCTTTGGAAAAAATGGTTATGTTGTAGTCAGAGATAGCAAAAAACTACCAAAAGTACTACCAGAAATTTATATGAACCTAACAAAATAA
- a CDS encoding NUDIX domain-containing protein gives MSEMKRVEFGDHYRDKKNAVFLVIYVNEISPWKYFNDEIKSMRCPAIIMIDRWDGRMGFPGGTVDEGEELLDALVREVKEEIGINVKPDKVRPIASHEWKIATHLYGLEVLEAEFLHIYYHILNNFSRSILLHAYEEGDKSHFLSEITGIKIIPLVQHAGKGLNHFLENSFAGSAKKELLILLDEVFNIKVK, from the coding sequence ATGAGCGAAATGAAAAGAGTAGAGTTCGGTGACCACTACAGAGATAAAAAGAATGCTGTATTCTTAGTTATATATGTAAATGAAATCTCGCCGTGGAAGTACTTTAACGATGAGATTAAAAGCATGAGATGTCCGGCAATAATCATGATAGACAGATGGGATGGACGAATGGGCTTTCCTGGTGGAACTGTTGATGAGGGCGAAGAGCTTTTAGATGCACTTGTAAGAGAGGTCAAAGAGGAGATAGGGATAAATGTAAAGCCAGACAAAGTCCGCCCTATTGCCTCACACGAGTGGAAGATAGCCACTCATCTTTACGGACTTGAAGTTCTAGAAGCTGAGTTTTTGCATATCTACTACCACATACTTAACAACTTTTCACGTTCCATTTTGCTTCATGCTTACGAAGAGGGTGATAAGTCCCACTTTTTATCTGAGATAACAGGGATAAAGATTATCCCTTTAGTCCAACATGCAGGAAAAGGGCTAAACCACTTTTTAGAGAACTCTTTTGCTGGTTCTGCTAAAAAAGAGCTGCTTATTTTACTTGATGAAGTTTTTAATATAAAGGTCAAGTAA
- a CDS encoding bacteriohemerythrin, producing MSSNNKLQWDDAYSLDIDSIDNQHKNLFLLVNRLYELDESQDTKEDLRKILYEFNDYINIHFAAEEKYMSYINYPELEQQKEMHESFRKLLSDIIHTPAKLDIIKTKMRVFAKRALIDHISNEDVKIKLFKEKKHLLQ from the coding sequence ATGTCATCTAATAATAAACTTCAATGGGATGATGCCTACTCTCTAGATATTGATTCAATTGACAATCAACATAAAAATCTCTTTTTATTAGTCAATAGACTCTATGAACTAGATGAAAGCCAAGATACAAAAGAGGATCTTAGAAAAATTCTATATGAGTTTAATGATTACATAAACATACATTTTGCAGCTGAGGAAAAGTATATGTCTTATATAAACTATCCAGAGTTAGAACAGCAAAAAGAAATGCATGAAAGCTTTAGAAAACTATTATCTGATATTATTCATACTCCTGCAAAACTTGATATTATCAAGACAAAAATGCGAGTATTTGCAAAACGTGCTCTTATTGATCATATATCCAATGAAGATGTAAAAATAAAACTATTTAAAGAAAAAAAACATTTACTTCAGTGA
- a CDS encoding cbb3-type cytochrome c oxidase subunit I: MKYTSQMVAKPYFIFALALLAGEILFGLILGTQYINGDFLFPHIPFNVARMVHTNLLIVLILFAFMGATYYLVPEESERELWSPWLAKVTFWIFAVVGVMTILGYLLVPYATLAEVTYNSLLPTMGREFLEQPTITKIGIVIVALAFVLNVGMTVIKGRKTVITVVLLTGLLGLAVFFLFAFYLPENLVLDKFFWWYVVHLWVEGVWELILGAILSFVLIKVTGVDREHIDKWLYLIIAMTLVSGIVGTGHHYFYIGTPSYWLWIGSIASAVEPLPFFLMVLYAFTMAKQRRIDHDNKIALTWAKGTAVMAFLGAGVLGFLHTLAPVNFYTHGTQLTAAHGHLAFFGAYIMIMFTIISYAMPIMRGRPHGNGPKAQSMELKGFWMMVIGMLGVTAALTVAGVIQIMLQRWPDADALSFMATQAEIIPVYIVRLVFGLVTLAGLLAYLYSFFVKETAIAKA; encoded by the coding sequence ATGAAATACACTTCTCAGATGGTAGCAAAACCATATTTTATTTTTGCATTGGCTCTTCTAGCAGGAGAGATACTTTTTGGTCTAATACTTGGAACACAGTATATTAACGGAGACTTCTTGTTTCCACATATCCCATTTAATGTAGCAAGAATGGTTCATACAAACTTACTTATAGTTCTTATACTATTTGCTTTTATGGGTGCTACTTACTACTTGGTGCCTGAAGAGTCCGAAAGAGAGTTATGGAGCCCATGGCTTGCAAAAGTTACCTTTTGGATATTTGCGGTAGTTGGAGTTATGACTATTTTAGGTTATCTGCTTGTTCCTTACGCAACTTTGGCAGAAGTCACATATAACAGTCTATTGCCAACTATGGGGAGAGAGTTTTTAGAACAGCCTACTATTACGAAGATTGGTATTGTTATAGTTGCTTTGGCCTTTGTGTTAAATGTTGGTATGACTGTAATCAAAGGTAGAAAAACTGTTATTACTGTTGTACTTTTAACCGGTCTTCTTGGTCTGGCGGTTTTCTTTTTATTTGCGTTTTATCTTCCTGAGAATCTAGTTTTAGATAAATTTTTCTGGTGGTATGTAGTTCACTTATGGGTTGAGGGTGTTTGGGAGCTTATTTTAGGAGCTATACTCTCATTTGTACTTATTAAAGTTACTGGTGTTGACCGTGAACATATTGATAAATGGCTTTACCTTATTATTGCTATGACACTTGTTTCGGGAATTGTTGGAACTGGACATCACTATTTTTATATTGGTACACCATCTTACTGGTTATGGATTGGCTCTATTGCTTCAGCTGTTGAACCTCTGCCTTTCTTTTTAATGGTACTTTATGCATTTACCATGGCTAAACAACGTCGAATAGATCATGACAATAAAATAGCACTTACATGGGCTAAAGGTACAGCTGTAATGGCATTTTTAGGTGCAGGAGTTTTGGGCTTTTTACACACTTTAGCTCCTGTTAATTTTTATACACATGGAACACAACTGACAGCTGCACACGGTCACTTGGCATTCTTTGGTGCTTATATCATGATTATGTTTACAATCATTTCTTATGCGATGCCGATTATGCGTGGCCGTCCTCATGGAAATGGTCCTAAAGCTCAAAGCATGGAGCTTAAAGGTTTTTGGATGATGGTAATTGGTATGCTTGGAGTTACAGCAGCTCTTACAGTAGCCGGAGTTATACAAATAATGTTACAGCGTTGGCCGGATGCGGATGCGCTTAGTTTTATGGCAACACAGGCTGAAATAATTCCTGTTTACATAGTTCGTTTAGTGTTTGGACTAGTTACACTTGCCGGTCTTTTAGCATACCTTTACAGTTTCTTTGTTAAAGAGACAGCAATAGCCAAAGCATAA
- a CDS encoding DNA-directed RNA polymerase subunit omega: MKVEELTAKILDNNPNMDRYQIAISVAKRTDQLLNGATSKLNVSKNVKAADLALMEIAEGLITVKGFVDIEK, from the coding sequence ATGAAAGTAGAAGAATTAACAGCGAAAATTTTAGACAATAACCCAAATATGGATCGTTACCAAATAGCAATATCTGTAGCAAAAAGAACTGATCAGCTTTTAAATGGTGCGACAAGTAAGCTAAATGTTTCAAAAAACGTAAAAGCAGCTGACTTGGCTTTAATGGAAATCGCTGAGGGCCTTATAACTGTTAAAGGCTTTGTTGATATAGAGAAGTAA
- a CDS encoding alkene reductase, whose translation MNLFSPIKIGTSTFKNRIFMAPMTRCRSIENNVPNEMMATYYAQRASAGLIISEATQISTQGIGYPCTPGIHTREQVQGWKKVTKAVRDKDGKIFLQLWHVGRISHSAYHNGELPVAPSAIKPSGQVYTFDGMKEFETPRALNVNEIKEIVKEYANGARNAIEAGFDGVEIHSANGYLLDQFLRDGTNIREDEYGMSIENRSRFLFEVIEAVTKEIGSDRTGLRLSPSGTFNDMTDSNPQEHFTYVCEKLNDFNLAYLHIIDALDADIKHGASVVELSILRDAYKGVLITNGAYDKERGNKTIENNLADAVAFGALFISNPDLPERFKTDAKLNEADTSTFYTQDEKGYTDYPFANSTKSR comes from the coding sequence ATGAATCTTTTCTCACCTATTAAAATCGGAACAAGCACTTTTAAAAACAGGATTTTTATGGCTCCAATGACACGATGCCGAAGTATTGAAAACAATGTGCCAAATGAAATGATGGCTACTTACTATGCTCAAAGAGCTTCAGCCGGACTGATAATATCAGAAGCAACGCAAATCTCAACGCAGGGAATTGGCTATCCATGTACTCCTGGAATTCATACACGCGAGCAAGTTCAAGGGTGGAAAAAAGTGACTAAAGCTGTACGTGACAAAGATGGAAAGATATTTTTACAACTGTGGCATGTAGGTAGAATCTCTCATTCTGCTTATCATAACGGAGAGCTCCCAGTAGCTCCTTCAGCTATAAAACCCTCCGGTCAAGTCTATACCTTTGATGGAATGAAGGAGTTTGAAACTCCACGAGCTCTTAACGTAAATGAGATAAAAGAGATTGTTAAAGAGTATGCAAACGGAGCTAGAAATGCCATTGAGGCTGGTTTTGACGGTGTTGAGATACATAGTGCAAATGGTTACTTACTAGATCAGTTCTTGCGTGACGGGACAAACATAAGAGAAGATGAATATGGAATGAGTATAGAGAATAGAAGCCGTTTTCTTTTTGAGGTCATTGAAGCAGTAACAAAAGAGATTGGTTCAGACAGAACTGGGTTAAGACTCTCTCCAAGCGGTACTTTTAATGATATGACAGACTCCAACCCACAAGAGCATTTTACCTATGTCTGTGAAAAACTAAATGATTTCAATCTTGCTTATCTTCATATTATAGATGCTCTTGATGCTGATATAAAACATGGAGCAAGTGTCGTAGAACTCTCTATTTTAAGAGATGCCTATAAAGGTGTATTAATTACAAATGGTGCATATGATAAAGAGAGAGGTAACAAAACTATAGAAAATAATTTGGCTGACGCTGTAGCATTTGGAGCACTTTTTATCTCCAATCCTGACTTGCCTGAGCGTTTTAAAACGGACGCTAAATTAAATGAGGCAGATACCAGTACATTCTACACACAAGACGAAAAAGGTTATACTGATTACCCTTTTGCCAACTCAACTAAAAGCAGATGA
- a CDS encoding CbbQ/NirQ/NorQ/GpvN family protein yields MSNIYYLSQANEVELFEAACEMNLPILIKGPTGCGKTRFIESMGEKLGRKVYTVVCHDDLSAADLVGRHLIDENGTYWQDGPLTKAVREGGICYLDEIIEARKDTTVVLHSLADYRRVLPIDRTGEMIEAHPDFMLVVSYNPGYQNVLKGMKPSTKQRFISLSFDYPKADIEKEIIIKESGVDEDVAQKLVNIAGEIRQLSDNEIQEAVSTRLLIYAAKLITKGFNSYDACIHSIVESLSDEDEVIEVLEKLIGLHFTKKDLI; encoded by the coding sequence ATGTCAAATATATATTATTTATCACAGGCAAATGAAGTTGAACTTTTTGAAGCAGCGTGCGAAATGAACTTGCCTATACTTATCAAAGGACCTACAGGATGTGGCAAGACAAGATTTATAGAGTCTATGGGTGAAAAACTAGGTCGCAAAGTATATACAGTAGTTTGTCATGATGACTTAAGTGCTGCTGATTTAGTTGGTCGCCATCTTATAGATGAAAATGGAACTTACTGGCAAGACGGACCTCTTACAAAAGCAGTTCGAGAAGGTGGAATTTGCTATCTTGATGAGATAATCGAGGCAAGAAAAGATACTACAGTCGTTCTTCACTCTCTTGCTGATTACAGAAGAGTTTTACCAATAGACAGAACCGGAGAGATGATTGAAGCTCACCCTGACTTTATGCTAGTTGTTTCATATAATCCAGGTTATCAGAATGTTCTAAAAGGGATGAAGCCAAGCACAAAACAGCGTTTTATCTCACTTAGTTTTGATTACCCTAAAGCTGATATTGAAAAAGAGATAATCATCAAAGAGAGCGGTGTAGATGAAGACGTGGCGCAAAAGCTTGTAAATATAGCAGGAGAGATTAGACAACTTAGTGATAACGAGATTCAAGAAGCAGTTTCAACAAGACTTTTAATCTATGCTGCCAAGCTTATAACAAAAGGTTTTAACTCTTATGACGCATGTATTCACTCTATAGTTGAATCATTAAGTGATGAAGATGAAGTAATAGAAGTACTGGAAAAATTAATAGGACTTCACTTCACAAAAAAAGATTTAATCTAA
- a CDS encoding c-type cytochrome has protein sequence MSERITKNMARNIYFGGSLFAILLFAGLTMDTVQKIPKLTNSDKITESVARGKNLWEVNNCVGCHTIMGEGAYYAPELANVFDRRGLKNEEFFKSYMIGWMAAQPLSEPGRRKMPQFNLSEEEVNNISDFLIWTSRIDDNEWPPNIEG, from the coding sequence ATGAGTGAACGTATTACTAAAAATATGGCTAGAAATATTTACTTTGGCGGAAGTCTTTTTGCCATTTTACTATTTGCCGGTCTAACTATGGATACTGTGCAAAAGATTCCAAAACTGACTAACAGTGACAAAATCACCGAGTCTGTTGCCCGAGGAAAAAACTTGTGGGAAGTTAACAACTGTGTGGGATGTCATACAATTATGGGAGAAGGCGCTTACTATGCACCGGAACTAGCTAATGTGTTTGACAGAAGAGGTCTAAAAAATGAAGAGTTTTTTAAATCATATATGATTGGCTGGATGGCTGCACAGCCGCTAAGTGAGCCAGGCAGAAGAAAAATGCCTCAATTTAACTTAAGTGAAGAAGAAGTAAATAATATTTCTGACTTTTTAATCTGGACATCTCGTATTGACGATAACGAATGGCCGCCAAACATTGAAGGATAA
- a CDS encoding ferredoxin--nitrite reductase — protein sequence MQALQNAYDARAKKINKIEEIKNSKSPQEAFDKLQEYADSGYDSIPKEDKSYFLKCFGIYDRPATPGMFMIKLRIPGGHLNSAQARVIGECARDFGQDYIDLTTRAQCELRYLKIEDMPTLLDRLKAVGIDSYQTGVDNLRGIMGDPLDEFGFDNILPSQKLLLKLQSMFLYSPDWISTLPRKFNTAITGSLSNRCNVFTHDCSFVLAQKDGIYGYNMYLGGKVGVIAKSADIFLANEDEVEKAFASITDIFKRFGFRDNRNKNRLHFLIEAVGMGEIASAIRENAGINFARAGETMTQIDFNDPDQGKVQLRDGSYGVHVVVPSGVFTGNAMMEVADLSDKYGDKEIRFDMEQSLYILGVNDVDSLLKEKFFETYKSLNTPYFNHLIACAGTEHCPFGVIENKNDAINMSKYLDEKVPLENGRVRMYWSACVKGCGIHGLGDIGFEGCKTKVNGETEGGVNISIGGKLVSEGEEGYTVIKSAPLRYAHLYVETLMLEYKKHKGQSENFEGFCDRVLRQYTSSYIGFTMKLGAYLRENNIDVCIGFSDKTKTGKNEEYEVFELGRKVYYAMSKKEAYSAYERFTNVLNNEKLEDIRNLMPNIDENIALMLDAILSTKEENRAVVFSEITPFISL from the coding sequence ATGCAAGCACTACAAAACGCTTATGATGCAAGAGCTAAAAAAATAAATAAAATTGAAGAGATAAAAAACTCTAAAAGTCCACAGGAAGCATTTGATAAACTGCAAGAGTATGCAGATAGTGGATATGACTCAATTCCTAAAGAGGATAAAAGTTACTTTTTAAAATGTTTCGGAATTTATGACAGACCTGCTACACCCGGAATGTTTATGATAAAACTTCGTATTCCTGGGGGTCATTTAAACTCTGCTCAAGCTAGAGTAATAGGGGAGTGTGCTAGAGATTTTGGACAAGATTATATAGACCTTACTACAAGAGCTCAGTGTGAACTTAGATACCTTAAAATAGAGGATATGCCTACTCTTTTAGATAGACTAAAAGCTGTTGGAATAGACTCGTACCAAACAGGTGTTGATAATTTGAGAGGCATTATGGGTGATCCACTTGATGAATTTGGTTTTGATAATATTCTACCATCTCAAAAACTTCTTTTAAAGCTTCAAAGTATGTTTCTTTATTCACCTGATTGGATTTCAACACTTCCAAGAAAGTTTAATACAGCCATAACCGGTTCATTGTCTAATAGATGTAATGTTTTTACACACGACTGCTCTTTTGTCCTGGCACAAAAGGATGGTATTTATGGCTATAACATGTATCTTGGCGGTAAGGTTGGTGTGATTGCGAAGAGTGCAGATATATTTTTAGCGAATGAAGATGAGGTTGAAAAAGCCTTTGCATCAATTACTGATATTTTTAAAAGATTTGGATTTCGTGACAATAGAAACAAAAATAGACTTCACTTTCTTATAGAAGCTGTTGGAATGGGCGAAATAGCAAGTGCAATAAGAGAAAATGCTGGCATCAATTTTGCGAGAGCTGGTGAGACTATGACTCAAATAGATTTCAACGATCCAGACCAAGGAAAAGTACAGCTTCGCGATGGTTCATATGGCGTACATGTAGTAGTCCCTTCTGGGGTATTTACGGGAAATGCTATGATGGAAGTAGCAGACTTAAGTGATAAATATGGAGATAAAGAGATTAGATTTGATATGGAGCAGAGTCTTTATATTTTAGGTGTTAATGATGTTGATTCTTTACTCAAAGAGAAGTTTTTTGAGACATATAAAAGTTTAAACACACCATATTTTAACCACCTTATAGCCTGTGCAGGAACTGAGCATTGCCCATTTGGGGTTATTGAAAATAAAAATGATGCAATTAATATGTCTAAATATCTGGATGAAAAAGTTCCACTTGAAAATGGTCGAGTTAGAATGTACTGGTCAGCATGTGTAAAAGGTTGCGGTATTCATGGATTGGGCGACATAGGTTTTGAGGGTTGTAAAACTAAGGTAAACGGAGAAACAGAGGGTGGTGTAAACATATCCATTGGGGGAAAACTTGTGAGTGAGGGAGAAGAGGGATATACTGTTATAAAATCCGCTCCACTAAGATATGCACACCTTTATGTTGAAACATTAATGCTTGAATACAAAAAACATAAAGGTCAAAGTGAGAATTTTGAAGGATTTTGCGATAGAGTTTTAAGACAATACACTTCTTCATATATTGGTTTTACGATGAAACTAGGAGCATATTTAAGAGAAAATAATATAGATGTATGTATAGGTTTTAGTGATAAAACAAAAACAGGTAAAAATGAAGAATATGAAGTTTTTGAACTCGGACGTAAGGTTTATTATGCCATGTCTAAAAAAGAAGCATACTCTGCATATGAAAGATTTACAAATGTTTTAAACAATGAAAAATTAGAAGATATACGTAACTTAATGCCAAATATTGATGAAAATATAGCATTAATGCTGGATGCTATTTTAAGCACGAAAGAAGAAAACAGAGCAGTTGTTTTCTCTGAAATTACACCTTTTATATCACTATAA
- the pyrH gene encoding UMP kinase, which translates to MANKRVLVKFSGEALAGEAGHGIDTQILNYISQEIKSLVDAGIEVGIVIGGGNIIRGVTAAKDGIIKRTSGDYMGMLATVINGVAMQEACEHAGLQVRMQTAIKMEQIAEPYINRRAVRHLEKGRVVIFAAGTGNPYFTTDTAATLRAVEIGAEVIIKATKVDGVYDKDPKKFTDAVKLQTLSYEQALSDNIKVMDDTSIALAKDNSLPILVCDMFKKGNLLDILNGNMQNCSIVK; encoded by the coding sequence ATGGCTAACAAACGAGTATTGGTTAAGTTTTCAGGTGAAGCATTAGCAGGTGAAGCAGGTCATGGAATCGACACACAGATTTTAAACTATATTTCTCAAGAAATTAAGTCATTAGTAGATGCTGGTATTGAAGTTGGTATAGTTATTGGAGGTGGTAATATAATTCGCGGAGTAACAGCTGCTAAAGATGGAATTATTAAAAGAACATCTGGTGATTATATGGGAATGCTAGCAACTGTTATAAATGGTGTTGCTATGCAAGAAGCGTGTGAGCATGCCGGGCTTCAGGTTCGTATGCAGACAGCTATTAAAATGGAGCAGATCGCAGAGCCTTACATTAACCGTCGTGCAGTTCGTCATTTAGAAAAGGGTCGTGTTGTTATTTTTGCAGCAGGTACTGGAAACCCATACTTTACAACAGATACAGCAGCAACACTTAGAGCAGTCGAAATAGGGGCAGAAGTTATCATTAAAGCAACAAAAGTAGATGGTGTTTATGATAAAGATCCTAAAAAATTCACTGATGCTGTTAAATTGCAAACACTATCGTATGAACAAGCACTTAGTGATAATATTAAGGTTATGGACGATACGTCTATAGCACTAGCAAAAGACAACTCCTTGCCAATTCTAGTATGCGATATGTTCAAAAAGGGCAATCTTTTGGACATATTAAACGGCAATATGCAAAACTGTTCAATCGTAAAATAA